A window of Acidobacteriota bacterium contains these coding sequences:
- a CDS encoding SDR family oxidoreductase, whose product MSQAAVITGASSGIGAACARRLLQEGWRVAAMARREQPLAALGEAFPGQVLPVPADLADAAAIDRTVAAIAAWQPSIQAVVCAAGDFLVRPMEATSSAEFERLWRLTVWSKFYLVRALLPLLAAPAQPARAVIHLASLAAHHDFADETAYTSAMHGVIGLARAQDVELKGRGIRVAVVSPGLVRTPLTERSFPAEVLTGALAPEAIAGSVETLIATIAAGGYIPEIFHVPQNST is encoded by the coding sequence ATGAGCCAGGCGGCAGTAATCACGGGCGCCTCCAGCGGCATTGGCGCGGCCTGTGCGCGTCGGCTGTTGCAAGAGGGCTGGCGCGTGGCGGCGATGGCACGGCGCGAGCAGCCGCTCGCAGCGCTGGGGGAGGCGTTTCCCGGCCAGGTGCTACCCGTGCCGGCCGATCTCGCCGATGCCGCCGCGATCGACCGTACCGTGGCGGCTATTGCCGCCTGGCAGCCTTCGATTCAGGCGGTGGTCTGTGCCGCCGGGGATTTTCTGGTGCGGCCCATGGAGGCAACCAGCAGCGCGGAGTTCGAGCGCCTCTGGCGGCTGACAGTGTGGTCGAAGTTTTATCTGGTGCGGGCGCTGCTGCCGCTGCTCGCGGCACCGGCGCAACCGGCGCGGGCCGTCATTCACCTTGCCTCGCTCGCCGCTCATCACGATTTTGCCGATGAAACCGCCTACACCTCCGCCATGCATGGTGTCATCGGCCTGGCGCGGGCGCAGGATGTCGAATTGAAGGGCCGCGGTATCCGCGTGGCCGTGGTTTCGCCAGGACTGGTGCGCACGCCGCTCACTGAGCGGTCCTTCCCTGCGGAAGTGCTGACCGGGGCGCTGGCGCCGGAAGCCATCGCGGGTTCGGTCGAGACGCTGATTGCGACCATCGCCGCCGGCGGCTACATCCCCGAAATTTTTCATGTTCCCCAGAATTCGACGTAG
- a CDS encoding GlsB/YeaQ/YmgE family stress response membrane protein, whose protein sequence is MVVIAWILAGAIAGWVTARVMRAGGQRPGMEIVSGIIGGLLGGLIMRSLGTAPGAGIVSSTWMALLGGFVLTVLLRVRGRIAGFAAQAPSPSH, encoded by the coding sequence ATGGTGGTCATTGCCTGGATCCTCGCAGGAGCCATTGCCGGCTGGGTCACCGCCCGCGTCATGCGCGCCGGCGGCCAGCGTCCGGGCATGGAGATCGTCAGCGGCATTATTGGCGGCTTGCTGGGCGGCCTGATCATGCGCTCGCTGGGCACCGCGCCTGGCGCCGGCATCGTTTCGTCCACCTGGATGGCCTTGCTCGGCGGCTTCGTGCTTACGGTGCTGTTGCGCGTGCGCGGCCGCATCGCGGGATTCGCAGCGCAGGCGCCTTCGCCGTCACACTGA
- a CDS encoding peptidylprolyl isomerase encodes MPSAAPRLPAAAALLAALALTGCSWFRPAPAGPDVVATVNGQPVTAAALNRLYAQQTAGASAPLPPQQSLQLRLSLLNQLIDRHILLQYAQRLGIQADPAQVERSLSVASVHQSPAAQTAERQQIADSLILNQLLQREVGDKIQISAADIAAYYQQNQASFHLPERQYHVLEIVVTPHAGPVTNLAEDKATTPAAAKKKIRMLQQRLAAHADFATLAEQYSEDPATASSGGDMGLIPQSVLQSQTPPLLRAAILRLHPGEVSPVIATPSGDYLLKLAGIEPAGLRPLSDKQVQQSIRDLLTNARQQVLQTAFLTTVRDRAKVVNYFAERLLAGAN; translated from the coding sequence GTGCCCTCAGCCGCGCCCCGCTTGCCCGCTGCCGCCGCCCTGCTGGCTGCTCTCGCCCTGACCGGGTGCTCCTGGTTCCGGCCGGCGCCGGCCGGCCCCGATGTGGTGGCCACCGTCAATGGCCAGCCGGTCACCGCCGCCGCGCTCAACCGCCTCTATGCGCAGCAGACGGCCGGCGCCTCGGCGCCTTTGCCCCCCCAGCAAAGCCTGCAATTGCGCCTCTCACTGCTCAATCAACTCATTGACCGCCATATTCTGCTGCAATACGCTCAGCGTCTCGGCATCCAGGCCGATCCTGCCCAAGTCGAGCGCTCCCTGAGCGTGGCTTCGGTCCATCAAAGTCCCGCCGCGCAGACCGCCGAGCGGCAGCAAATTGCCGATTCGCTCATTTTGAATCAGCTCCTGCAGCGTGAGGTGGGCGACAAAATCCAGATCAGCGCTGCCGACATCGCCGCCTACTATCAGCAAAACCAGGCCAGCTTTCATCTGCCCGAGCGCCAGTATCATGTCCTCGAAATTGTCGTCACGCCCCATGCGGGTCCGGTGACCAATCTTGCGGAAGACAAGGCCACCACGCCCGCAGCCGCCAAAAAGAAAATCCGGATGCTCCAGCAGCGGCTTGCCGCACACGCCGACTTTGCTACTCTCGCGGAGCAATATTCCGAAGATCCGGCCACTGCCTCCAGCGGCGGCGACATGGGCCTGATCCCACAGTCGGTGCTGCAGTCGCAAACCCCACCGCTGCTGCGCGCCGCCATTCTGCGCCTGCATCCCGGCGAAGTCTCGCCCGTCATTGCCACCCCCTCCGGTGATTACCTGCTGAAGCTGGCCGGCATCGAACCCGCGGGTCTGCGGCCGCTATCGGATAAGCAGGTGCAGCAGAGCATCCGCGATTTGCTTACCAACGCCCGGCAGCAGGTACTGCAGACCGCATTTTTGACAACCGTCCGCGACCGCGCCAAGGTGGTGAATTATTTCGCGGAACGGCTGCTTGCGGGCGCGAACTGA
- a CDS encoding 6-carboxytetrahydropterin synthase: MAGAQRGYAAGPALQGREAAPPGALGAPAPLPGHRYTSWVPTFRVAKTGFRFNAVHSFPNDHGYDRLPHGHDYEFTVMLEGELDGEGMLYDLRGLKTLVEYAVIAPLDHRNLDAILEHPSLEALASWIWEQLRPAVPAHLRLGLTLWETRSLYVEFWGT; the protein is encoded by the coding sequence ATCGCGGGCGCCCAGCGCGGCTACGCCGCGGGGCCCGCTCTCCAAGGCCGCGAGGCCGCTCCGCCGGGGGCCCTGGGTGCCCCGGCTCCGCTGCCGGGCCACAGGTACACTAGCTGGGTGCCGACCTTTCGTGTTGCCAAGACCGGTTTCCGCTTCAACGCGGTACATTCGTTTCCCAACGACCATGGCTACGATCGCCTGCCCCACGGTCACGACTACGAGTTCACCGTCATGCTGGAGGGCGAGCTGGACGGCGAAGGCATGCTCTACGATCTCCGCGGTCTGAAGACGCTGGTTGAATATGCGGTGATCGCGCCGCTCGACCACCGCAATCTGGATGCCATTCTGGAGCACCCTTCGTTGGAGGCGCTGGCATCCTGGATTTGGGAGCAGTTGCGGCCCGCCGTTCCGGCGCATCTGCGCCTGGGTCTCACGCTCTGGGAAACGCGCTCGCTCTACGTCGAATTCTGGGGAACATGA
- a CDS encoding TlyA family RNA methyltransferase: MPKTRLDVLLLARGLAPSRQQAQALILAGEVLVNGQRADKSGQWVAPDAELRLLGQPPRFASRAGEKLAAALDHFALPVTDRIALDIGSSTGGFTDCLLQAGARHVYAFDSGTNQMIWRLRTDPRVTLRENTNARYLCPEDLPERAELLTVDVSFISVTLLLPVLVPLLAPGADAVILIKPQFEAGRGQVGKGGLVRDDAVRQQVIARIQDAAAAAGLVPQGTLASPVLGASGNQEYLLHARLQ, translated from the coding sequence ATGCCGAAAACCCGCCTTGACGTGCTGCTGCTGGCGCGTGGCTTGGCGCCCAGCCGGCAGCAGGCACAGGCGCTGATTCTGGCCGGTGAGGTGCTGGTCAATGGCCAGCGAGCCGACAAGAGCGGTCAGTGGGTTGCGCCCGACGCGGAGCTGCGCCTGCTGGGGCAGCCCCCGCGTTTCGCCAGCCGCGCCGGTGAAAAGTTGGCCGCCGCGCTCGATCACTTTGCCCTTCCCGTCACCGACCGCATCGCCCTTGACATTGGCAGCTCCACCGGCGGCTTTACCGATTGCCTCCTCCAGGCCGGTGCGCGCCACGTGTATGCCTTTGACAGCGGCACCAACCAGATGATCTGGCGCCTGCGCACCGATCCGCGCGTCACCCTCCGGGAAAACACGAACGCCCGCTACCTGTGCCCGGAAGATCTTCCGGAGCGGGCGGAACTGCTGACCGTGGATGTAAGTTTTATCTCCGTCACGTTACTGCTGCCGGTGCTCGTCCCACTCCTGGCGCCGGGCGCCGATGCCGTCATTCTGATCAAGCCGCAATTTGAGGCTGGCCGCGGTCAGGTGGGTAAGGGCGGCCTGGTGCGCGACGACGCCGTGCGGCAGCAGGTGATAGCCCGCATCCAGGACGCGGCTGCCGCGGCCGGTCTCGTCCCGCAGGGCACGCTGGCCAGTCCCGTGCTGGGCGCCAGCGGCAATCAGGAGTATCTGCTGCATGCGAGGCTGCAATAA
- the dxs gene encoding 1-deoxy-D-xylulose-5-phosphate synthase, translating into MEYQFLNRIDSPADLKKVARGDLPLVAVELRDYMITTVSKVGGHLASSLGAVELTLALHYTFHAPEDKIVWDVGHQAYGHKILTGRRDRFPTLRQYGGISGFPVRAESPYDAFNVAHACTSISAALGMCTARDLAGKHNYVVAVIGDAGLTGGVGLEGLNQAGHLKPRLLVILNDNEMSISPNVGALSGYLNRIVHGQAYQRVRDEVEQLITAVPRIGPRLFRLTRQWVDAVKGLILPGLVFEELGFKYVGPVNGHSIEALLEALAANKDEDRPVLLHVVTRKGKGYPQAEQLPVKYHGVTAFDIATGAFIKAPASAPSFTSIFGQVMCEAAEHDARVVAITAAMTEGTGLGEFARRFPRRFFDVGIAEQHAVTFAAGLACEGLRPVAAIYSTFLQRAYDQVIHDVCLMNLPVTFALDRGGIVGADGPTHHGLYDLAYLAAAPNMTVMAPKDENELRHMLLTSLEHGAPIAFRYPRGNGIGAPREEPHALEIGKAEILREGGDGAILALGSMVYPCLEAATRLAAEGLSLTVINARFVKPLDEDLIACLAAEKPFLVTAEEGTLEGGFGALVAALAADRRIPVSLLRIGVPDAIIPHGSPALLHAKYGLDADGLVQRIRTFASGRASAPRYQAARLL; encoded by the coding sequence ATGGAGTACCAATTCCTCAATCGCATTGATTCACCGGCGGATTTGAAGAAAGTAGCGCGCGGCGACTTGCCGCTGGTGGCGGTCGAGCTGCGCGACTACATGATTACTACGGTCAGCAAGGTGGGCGGCCACTTGGCCTCCAGCCTTGGGGCGGTGGAACTCACGCTGGCGCTGCACTACACCTTCCACGCCCCCGAGGACAAAATCGTCTGGGATGTCGGTCACCAGGCCTACGGCCACAAGATCCTCACCGGCCGGCGCGACCGTTTCCCCACCCTGCGCCAATACGGCGGCATCAGCGGTTTTCCGGTGCGCGCCGAAAGCCCGTATGACGCTTTCAATGTGGCGCATGCCTGCACCTCGATCTCCGCGGCCTTGGGCATGTGTACCGCGCGCGACCTGGCGGGCAAGCACAACTACGTCGTTGCCGTGATTGGCGATGCCGGTCTGACCGGTGGCGTGGGTCTCGAGGGCCTGAATCAGGCAGGCCATCTCAAGCCCCGGCTGCTGGTGATTCTCAATGACAACGAAATGTCGATTTCGCCCAACGTGGGCGCGCTTTCCGGCTACCTGAACCGCATCGTCCACGGGCAGGCCTACCAGCGCGTGCGCGACGAAGTCGAGCAGCTTATCACCGCGGTGCCGCGCATCGGCCCGCGCCTGTTCCGCCTGACGCGGCAATGGGTGGATGCCGTCAAGGGCCTCATCCTGCCGGGCCTGGTCTTTGAAGAACTGGGCTTCAAGTACGTCGGGCCGGTGAACGGCCACAGTATCGAGGCGTTGCTGGAGGCACTGGCAGCCAACAAGGACGAAGACCGCCCGGTGCTGCTCCACGTCGTGACGCGCAAGGGCAAAGGCTATCCGCAGGCGGAGCAGTTGCCGGTGAAATATCATGGCGTGACGGCTTTCGATATTGCCACCGGGGCGTTTATCAAGGCGCCCGCCAGCGCGCCCAGCTTTACCAGCATCTTCGGCCAGGTGATGTGCGAAGCCGCCGAACACGATGCCCGCGTGGTCGCCATTACCGCCGCCATGACCGAAGGCACCGGTCTGGGCGAGTTCGCCCGCCGCTTTCCCCGCCGCTTTTTCGACGTAGGCATTGCCGAGCAGCATGCGGTGACGTTTGCAGCGGGCCTCGCCTGCGAGGGCTTGCGGCCGGTCGCCGCCATCTACTCGACGTTTCTGCAGCGGGCCTACGATCAGGTCATTCACGATGTCTGCCTGATGAATTTGCCGGTGACGTTTGCGCTTGACCGGGGCGGCATCGTCGGCGCCGACGGACCGACCCACCACGGTCTCTACGATCTGGCCTATCTCGCCGCCGCGCCGAATATGACGGTCATGGCGCCCAAGGATGAAAATGAGCTGCGGCATATGCTCCTCACCTCGCTCGAACATGGCGCGCCCATTGCCTTCCGCTATCCGCGCGGCAATGGTATCGGGGCGCCGCGCGAGGAGCCGCATGCGCTGGAAATCGGCAAGGCCGAAATCCTGCGCGAAGGCGGCGATGGCGCCATTCTGGCCCTCGGCAGCATGGTCTACCCCTGTCTGGAGGCGGCCACGCGCCTGGCGGCAGAGGGTCTGTCGCTGACCGTGATCAACGCCCGTTTCGTCAAGCCGCTGGACGAGGACCTCATCGCCTGCCTGGCGGCGGAAAAGCCCTTCCTGGTGACCGCGGAAGAGGGCACGCTCGAGGGCGGCTTCGGTGCGCTGGTCGCGGCGCTAGCCGCCGACCGCCGCATTCCGGTTTCTTTGCTGCGCATTGGCGTGCCGGACGCTATCATTCCCCACGGCTCACCGGCGCTGCTGCACGCCAAGTACGGTCTCGATGCGGATGGCCTGGTGCAGCGCATCCGTACGTTTGCCTCCGGACGCGCATCTGCCCCGCGCTATCAGGCTGCCCGCTTGCTCTAA
- the ribB gene encoding 3,4-dihydroxy-2-butanone-4-phosphate synthase, with protein sequence MTPSLVAAVFATVPEAIEEIRAGRMVVVVDDADRENEGDLTLAAECVTPELVNFMARHGRGLICVALTPERLHALDIPLMTENNTSNFGTAFCESVDARAGVSTGISAADRARSIQALVATETRPGDLARPGHIFPLRARPGGVLSRAGQTEAAVDLARLAGLRPAGVICEIMNEDGTMARVAELDAFCRQHGLKMISVADLIRYRLQHEHQVARVGETRQQTAIGPCRLVAYRSQLDQELHTALVFGEPKAGAPVLVRVQSHCLLATLGSRECQCAANLEAALRAIQAAGTGVLVYLHQSGAGYALADGAIQHSGSAAETDQSHSLVQRQIGLGAQILADLGLTRIRLLTDHPRRLASLEAYGLTVVEHVALTQ encoded by the coding sequence ATGACGCCATCGCTGGTTGCAGCCGTGTTTGCTACCGTTCCGGAAGCGATCGAGGAGATTCGCGCCGGGCGGATGGTGGTGGTGGTCGACGATGCCGACCGCGAAAATGAAGGCGATCTGACGCTGGCGGCGGAGTGCGTCACGCCCGAGCTGGTGAATTTCATGGCCCGCCACGGCCGGGGACTGATCTGCGTGGCGCTGACGCCGGAGCGGCTGCATGCGCTCGACATTCCGCTGATGACGGAGAACAACACCAGCAACTTTGGCACGGCGTTTTGCGAGTCGGTTGATGCCCGCGCCGGCGTCAGCACCGGTATCTCGGCTGCCGACCGCGCGCGTTCAATTCAGGCGCTGGTAGCGACGGAGACGCGGCCCGGGGACCTGGCGCGGCCGGGGCACATTTTTCCGCTGCGCGCGCGGCCCGGAGGTGTGCTGAGCCGCGCCGGACAGACCGAAGCCGCGGTGGATCTGGCACGCCTGGCGGGACTGCGGCCGGCCGGGGTGATCTGCGAAATCATGAACGAAGACGGCACCATGGCGCGGGTCGCTGAACTCGATGCGTTCTGCCGCCAGCACGGCCTGAAGATGATTTCCGTCGCTGACCTGATCCGCTACCGGCTGCAGCACGAACATCAGGTGGCGCGGGTGGGGGAGACAAGGCAGCAGACGGCGATTGGGCCGTGCCGGCTGGTGGCCTATCGCAGCCAGCTCGACCAGGAGCTGCACACGGCGCTGGTGTTCGGTGAGCCGAAGGCGGGCGCGCCGGTGCTGGTGCGCGTGCAAAGCCATTGCCTGCTGGCCACGCTGGGCTCGCGCGAATGTCAATGCGCGGCCAATCTGGAAGCGGCGTTGCGGGCGATTCAGGCGGCGGGCACGGGCGTGCTGGTCTATTTGCACCAGAGTGGCGCCGGCTATGCCCTTGCCGACGGCGCAATTCAGCACAGCGGCTCGGCGGCGGAGACTGACCAGTCGCACTCGCTGGTGCAGCGCCAGATTGGACTGGGCGCGCAGATTCTAGCCGATCTTGGCCTGACGCGCATCCGGCTGCTCACCGATCACCCGCGGCGGCTGGCGTCGCTCGAAGCCTACGGCCTGACCGTGGTCGAGCACGTGGCCTTGACACAATGA
- a CDS encoding DUF971 domain-containing protein has translation MTGPQPKSVDVSLSEGVTIVWSDGVTSHYTIPSLRAACPCATCTDAHHTGDYSTRVEAPKLPGADVLPIFKPTGATLRSVKPVGRYALQFDFSDGHKTGIFTWEYLRELAEHTG, from the coding sequence ATGACCGGGCCGCAGCCAAAGTCGGTCGATGTCTCGCTGAGTGAAGGCGTCACCATCGTCTGGAGTGATGGCGTGACCAGCCATTACACGATCCCGTCGCTGCGCGCTGCCTGTCCCTGCGCCACCTGCACCGATGCGCACCATACCGGTGACTACTCGACGCGGGTGGAGGCTCCCAAGCTGCCGGGCGCGGATGTACTGCCGATCTTCAAGCCCACCGGCGCCACGCTGCGCAGCGTCAAGCCGGTCGGCCGCTACGCCCTGCAGTTCGACTTCAGCGACGGCCACAAGACGGGTATCTTCACCTGGGAGTATCTGCGCGAGCTGGCCGAGCATACGGGCTGA
- a CDS encoding citrate synthase (catalyzes the formation of citrate from acetyl-CoA and oxaloacetate), with protein MSTANVTTHPATRGLQDVVASPSAICFINGDEGILAYRGYNIHDLAERSTFEETAYLLWFGHLPTAGELSSLKRDLNAALTLPQPIQQLLSNFQTSAPKATPMDVLRTTVSALALYDPDAADMSREANVRKSIRLIAQTAAIVAGLDRLRKGKPMVAPAAEGPLATNFLYMLNGTKPTATAERAMDIALILHADHEFNASTFAARVTAATLSDIHSAVTSAIGALKGPLHGGANQAVIKILLEIGKGDPIAKIQELIANKVKIPGFGHRVYHTMDPRAVHLRELSKELCQASGNGFLYEHSKQIEEYMKREKNLNPNVDFYSASAYYAMGISPDLYTPIFAISRMAGWTAHVLEQYSDNRLIRPRAEYIGPKVPQTYVPIEKR; from the coding sequence ATGTCAACGGCAAACGTAACGACCCATCCAGCCACCCGCGGCCTGCAGGACGTGGTGGCGTCCCCCTCGGCCATCTGCTTCATCAATGGCGATGAAGGCATCCTCGCCTATCGCGGGTACAACATTCACGACCTGGCCGAGCGTTCGACCTTTGAAGAGACAGCATACCTGCTCTGGTTTGGCCACTTGCCGACGGCAGGGGAGCTGTCCAGCCTGAAGCGCGACCTGAACGCCGCCTTGACGCTGCCCCAACCCATCCAGCAATTGTTGTCCAATTTTCAGACCAGCGCGCCCAAGGCGACACCTATGGACGTGCTCCGCACTACAGTTTCGGCGCTGGCGCTGTATGATCCGGACGCCGCCGATATGAGCCGCGAAGCCAATGTGCGCAAATCGATCCGGCTGATCGCACAAACCGCGGCCATCGTCGCCGGCCTGGACCGGCTGCGCAAGGGCAAGCCCATGGTTGCGCCGGCAGCGGAGGGCCCGCTGGCGACCAATTTTCTCTACATGCTGAACGGCACAAAGCCCACCGCAACGGCCGAGCGGGCGATGGATATCGCCCTGATTCTGCATGCCGATCATGAGTTTAACGCCTCGACATTTGCTGCCCGCGTGACCGCGGCGACCCTGAGCGACATTCACTCGGCGGTGACCAGCGCGATTGGCGCCCTGAAGGGGCCTCTGCACGGCGGCGCCAACCAGGCGGTGATCAAGATTCTGCTGGAAATCGGCAAGGGAGATCCCATCGCCAAAATTCAGGAGTTGATCGCCAACAAAGTCAAGATTCCCGGCTTCGGGCATCGCGTGTATCACACCATGGACCCGCGCGCGGTGCATTTGCGCGAGCTCTCGAAGGAGCTGTGCCAGGCCTCCGGCAATGGTTTCCTCTACGAGCACTCGAAGCAGATTGAGGAGTACATGAAGCGGGAAAAGAATCTGAACCCGAACGTGGATTTCTACTCGGCTTCGGCCTACTACGCCATGGGCATCAGCCCCGATCTGTACACGCCGATTTTCGCCATTTCGCGCATGGCGGGTTGGACGGCGCACGTACTGGAGCAGTACAGCGACAACCGGCTCATCCGGCCGCGCGCGGAATACATCGGGCCCAAGGTGCCGCAGACGTACGTGCCGATCGAAAAGAGGTAG
- a CDS encoding Cys-tRNA(Pro) deacylase, which translates to MGMKAPVTAAVRWLREHNAAYDERLYRYEEHGGTAVSAREMGVEEHTVIKTLVMEDDQRAPLIMLMHGDREVSTRALARQLERRSIVPCRPEVAQKHSGYLVGGTSPFGTHKPLPVYAEATIAALPRLFINGGKRGFLVEMTGAELWRLLAPTPVSVAVSAP; encoded by the coding sequence ATGGGCATGAAAGCGCCAGTCACGGCGGCGGTGCGCTGGCTGCGTGAGCATAATGCGGCGTACGACGAACGGCTGTACCGCTACGAGGAGCATGGCGGTACAGCCGTTTCCGCGCGTGAGATGGGCGTCGAGGAGCACACGGTGATCAAGACGCTGGTGATGGAAGACGACCAGAGGGCGCCGCTGATCATGCTCATGCACGGCGACCGTGAGGTCTCGACGCGAGCGCTGGCGCGGCAGCTCGAGCGGCGCAGCATTGTCCCCTGCCGGCCGGAAGTGGCGCAGAAACATAGCGGCTATCTGGTGGGCGGGACCTCGCCGTTCGGCACGCACAAGCCGCTGCCGGTCTATGCGGAAGCCACCATTGCGGCGCTGCCGCGCCTGTTCATCAACGGCGGCAAGCGCGGGTTTCTGGTGGAAATGACAGGCGCAGAGCTGTGGCGGCTGCTGGCGCCGACGCCGGTTTCGGTTGCGGTGAGCGCGCCATGA
- a CDS encoding NAD(+)/NADH kinase, whose translation MSVPELITPGALIAIYAKPGHPRVPALVDELQQWLRARGYRPRLDAPASPPPALAIALGGDGTVLHVARQLAAAPTPVLAVHLGSFGFLNETRVEDLYPSLERILAGQGRIQRRARLHVRLERQGTTAGEFEALNEAVVSKSGLARLLWLDLEVNGSALSRYRADGVLVATPTGSTGYNLSAGGSIVHPDVDALLITPICPNALSERPLLVPASAAITVTLAAGEPAFLTVDGQHGAPLAAGDRVVCTQSVHPFFCVSVEPRLRFSPYARPARADTPR comes from the coding sequence ATGAGCGTGCCTGAACTGATCACTCCCGGAGCACTGATTGCCATTTACGCCAAGCCCGGCCATCCGCGTGTGCCCGCGCTGGTCGACGAATTGCAGCAGTGGCTGCGGGCGCGCGGCTACCGCCCCCGGCTTGATGCGCCCGCCAGCCCGCCGCCCGCGCTGGCCATCGCTCTGGGCGGGGACGGCACCGTTTTGCACGTTGCCCGGCAGTTGGCCGCCGCGCCGACGCCGGTACTGGCGGTGCATCTGGGATCCTTTGGCTTTCTCAATGAAACCCGGGTCGAAGATCTCTACCCCAGTCTGGAACGCATTCTTGCCGGCCAAGGCCGAATCCAGCGGCGCGCCCGCCTGCATGTGCGTCTGGAACGCCAGGGCACGACCGCCGGAGAATTTGAAGCTTTGAACGAGGCGGTGGTGAGCAAGTCCGGTCTGGCGCGCTTACTGTGGCTCGATCTGGAGGTCAATGGATCGGCCCTCAGCCGCTATCGCGCTGACGGCGTGCTGGTGGCTACGCCCACCGGTTCGACGGGCTATAACCTCAGCGCCGGCGGCTCCATCGTGCACCCGGATGTGGATGCGCTGCTGATTACACCCATCTGCCCGAATGCGCTCAGCGAACGCCCGTTGCTCGTGCCTGCCAGCGCGGCCATCACCGTGACTCTGGCAGCGGGTGAGCCGGCTTTTCTAACCGTGGACGGCCAGCACGGCGCTCCGCTCGCTGCCGGGGACCGGGTGGTCTGCACTCAGAGCGTGCATCCCTTTTTCTGTGTTTCCGTCGAGCCGCGGCTTCGCTTCAGCCCGTATGCTCGGCCAGCTCGCGCAGATACTCCCAGGTGA
- a CDS encoding MarR family transcriptional regulator, which translates to MRISKADIESLAQFRYALRQFLRFSERAARQAGVSPQQHQLLMTIKGMHGRPWANVAEIAERLQVSHHAAVALVTRAQNLKLVKRTQGKEDRRTVQVSLTQKGEDLIAQLAELHHHELGRLSQILLRQLQSIGGQARKRAMTGSH; encoded by the coding sequence ATGCGAATCAGCAAAGCCGATATCGAGTCCTTGGCGCAGTTCCGTTATGCACTGCGTCAGTTCCTGCGTTTCAGCGAGCGCGCCGCCCGCCAGGCGGGCGTTTCCCCCCAGCAGCACCAGTTGCTGATGACCATCAAGGGCATGCACGGCCGCCCCTGGGCCAACGTGGCGGAAATCGCCGAGCGGCTGCAGGTAAGCCATCACGCCGCCGTGGCGCTGGTCACGCGCGCGCAGAACCTGAAGCTGGTGAAGCGCACGCAGGGCAAGGAAGACCGGCGCACAGTGCAGGTGTCGCTCACGCAAAAGGGCGAAGACCTGATCGCCCAGCTGGCCGAACTCCATCACCACGAGCTGGGCCGGCTGTCGCAGATCCTGCTGCGGCAGTTGCAGTCCATCGGCGGCCAGGCGCGCAAACGCGCCATGACCGGCAGCCACTAG